The Pleurodeles waltl isolate 20211129_DDA chromosome 6, aPleWal1.hap1.20221129, whole genome shotgun sequence genome has a segment encoding these proteins:
- the LOC138301104 gene encoding TAR DNA-binding protein 43-like: MEMEYIRITEDENDEPIEIPSEDDGTVLLSTVTAQFPGACGLRYRNPVNQCMRGVRLAEGVLHAPESGWGNLVYVVNYPKDNKRKMDETEASSAVKVKRAVKTSDLIVLGLPWKTTEQDLKDYFSTFGEVVMVQVKKDAKSGNSKGFGFVRFMEYETQLKAMSQRHMIDGRWCDCKLPNSKGPEEPLRSRVFVGRCTEDMSADELRQFFSQYGEVVDVFIPKPFRAFAFVTFADDQVAQSLCGEDLIIKGVSVHVSNAEPKQNTNRQFDRGGGRFGGNPGGFGNQGGFGPGRMGGGGGGGGGGGAGGGLGGPPGGNMGGGGGGGAGGGMNFGAFNINPAMMAAAQAALQSSWGMMGMLASQQNQPGGPPGNNPAQGNLPREPNQGFGSGSNAYGSNAGSVGWGSSSNPGPSGVFNGGGFGSSSMESKSSGWGM, from the exons ATGGAGATGGAATATATCCGTATTACTGAGGACGAGAACGATGAGCCAATTGAGATTCCTTCTGAGGATGATGGCACAGTCCTACTGTCCACTGTCACCGCCCAGTTCCCGGGAGCCTGCGGTTTACGTTACAGAAACCCAGTTAATCAGTGCATGAGGGGTGTCCGACTGGCGGAAGGAGTGCTGCACGCCCCAGAAAGCGGCTGGGGGAACCTGGTATATGTCGTTAATTACCCTAAAG ACAACAAAAGGAAAATGGACGAGACGGAAGCGTCTTCTGCTGTAAAAGTGAAACGTGCTGTGAAAACCTCCGATTTGATTGTTTTGGGACTTCCCTGGAAGACTACTGAGCAAGACCTGAAAGACTATTTCAGCACTTTTGGCGAAGTAGTCATGGTGCAG gtGAAGAAAGATGCTAAATCCGGTAACTCTAAAGGCTTTGGGTTTGTGCGGTTTATGGAGTATGAAACTCAGTTGAAGGCGATGTCTCAGCGCCACATGATTGATGGGAGATGGTGTGACTGCAAACTCCCGAACTCAAAG GGTCCTGAAGAACCACTACGCAGCCGGGTGTTTGTGGGCCGTTGTACAGAAGACATGTCTGCTGATGAGCTCCGGCAGTTTTTCTCGCAGTATGGCGAAGTTGTGGATGTCTTCATTCCCAAGCCTTTCAGGGCCTTTGCATTTGTTACGTTTGCTGATGATCAG gttgcccAGTCGCTGTGTGGGGAAGATTTGATCATTAAAGGAGTCAGCGTGCATGTATCTAATGCAGAGCCTAAACAGAATACCAACAGGCAATTTGATAGGGGCGGTGGCAGATTTGGGGGAAATCCAGGAGGCTTTGGCAACCAGGGTGGATTTGGCCCAGGCCGAATGGGAGGTGGAGGCGGcggcggcggtggtggtggtgctggaggcggCCTTGGTGGTCCCCCAGGAGGTAACATGGGTGGCGGCGGTGGTGGAGGAGCTGGCGGAGGGATGAATTTCGGAGCATTTAATATCAATCCTGCAATGATGGCTGCTGCCCAAGCTGCCTTACAGAGCAGTTGGGGCATGATGGGTATGCTGGCTAGTCAACAGAATCAACCTGGTGGACCACCGGGAAACAATCCTGCACAAGGCAATTTGCCAAGGGAGCCAAACCAGGGCTTTGGTTCTGGAAGTAACGCGTATGGATCGAATGCAGGATCAGTAGGATGGGGCTCTTCTTCTAACCCAGGTCCTAGCGGTGTTTTTAATGGTGGAGGATTTGGTTCTTCGAGTATGGAGTCTAAGTCCTCAGG